The segment TCATGAAaatatgctggcgtgaagcattGTAGTTCATGGTCTCATTTATTGTCTAAATTTGTCTATGTGAAACGATGTAGGATATCGAAAATTTGCGATCATAAGATATATCTTAATTAGATAAGTTAATCATAAGATATATCTTAATTAGATAAGTTAATCATAAGATATATCTTAATTAGATAAGTTAATCATAAGATATATCTTAATTAGATAAGTTATCTATTCTTCCGGCTATTTCCCCTCCCTACTTTAAAAGACAATGCTACATGTTCGTGCttgtatcattattttaaaaaaaaatctaattacaAAGAGGTTCCCTCCACTTTTCAAGGTGGAACTACGTCGTTCATAGCTATTCAAAATAAGCAGTTTCTACGGGCAATAAAGATTTTGCCTCGCTTTGGATAAAGTTACATTAGTATTTCTATTAACTTTGAGAATACCGGTAATATTGTTGTTTTTGAATAATTCAGGTTATCCAACGACGGAAATACGGATCCACACGTTTTTTCCGCAAGTGGAGAGACTACAAGAAAGGGTTTGGAAGAGCGAGTGTGGATTACTGGTTAGGTATCATTACTTTCATTCTCGAAAACCTACTGGAATCATAAATCAGGACTTAAAAGAAAAGTTTAACACATCGTAAAACAATGCGTCCGCCTAAAACAGATCTTCTTAATTTGTAATAGCATCAAATTTCAACCATATGATTGGTGTAGTTGCAATCTTTCTGACAAAATAATCACGTTGATGAATAGTATTATAATAGTACACTAACTAAATAtctcaataaaaacaaacattggGTCTTGGCGTGTCCAGACTCactgaaacatacatgtaacatatagtTAATATGCCTCATTGGATATAACATTCCAAGATGTGTCATAAGCACATTTTTGTTTTGACTTTCCAACAAAATAGAAATGGACGGAAAAGCAAACATGATAATTGTAGTGTAATCTGTTCAGACAGGTATACATTACAGATACAGGTAcatcaaggttttttttttacattacagGAAATGATGCAATACATTCTTTGACATCACGAAAAGCACAGGAACTGCGGATTGATCTACAACAGTTTTCAGGCGCTAAGGCTTACGCTAAGTACTCGACGTTCAGCATCGCGGATGAGAAAGGAAAATACAGGTTAAAAGTCGGAGGATACAGTGGAACTGCAGGTGAGTACTACGTACTGAGACGATTCGTGATATTTATCTTCTTAgcttgaattgatgcacacatcaaatgtataaatatattcagCTATATAAACACTTGACTTGAACTTTTAAGGGGACAGTCTCCAGTATCACAACAACCATATATTCGCTACAAAGGATAAAGATAACGGTCACCGTTGTGCAAAGCAATTCCAAAGTGCGTGGTGGTATAACGCTTGTTACTACTCAAATCTAAACGGCCCATTTCGTTCATCTGCTGTTCACACTTATAAAGCAATAGTATGGCGCAAATGGAAAGAAAAAACAGCACTAAAATCGGCGAAGATGATGATTCGACCTCGAAAATAGTTCCTATGTGATTTGCGGAAATAAATCCTGTCAAATAATCCTGTTGTTTTACTATTTGACAGAGaagaaatacaaattatatCTAATGTATGAAATGTCACATATGAATACTAGAAATTCAttcaaagttacatgtacattgggaTTACAATCTATACttacaaattaataaattttgcctataaactccgaaacgcttgctccagagtcCATAGTTACTgctgcttgcacctttaatattgttccatatgtgaggtgaagtccgtaagcaataatagaatcttacttgatttgtaaatatcgtaaaattaattaaaaacctactttAGAAATTCATTCAAAGTTGCATGTACATTGGGATTACAATCTATACttacaaattaataaattttgccaataaactccgaaacgcttgctccagagtcCATAGTTACTgctgcttgcacctttaatattgttccatatgtgaggtgaagtccgtaagcaATAATAGAGTCTTACTTGATatgtaaatatcgtaaaattaattaaaaacctactttagaaattcatttaaagttacatgtacattgggaTTACAATCTATACttacaaattaataaattttgccaataaactccgaaacgcttgctccagagtcCATAGTTACTgctgcttgcacctttaatattgttccatatgtgaggtgaagtccgtaagcaataatagaatcttacttgatttgtaaatatcgtaaaattaattaaaaacctactttAGAAATTCATTCAAAGTTGCATGTACATTGGGATTACAATCTATACttacaaattaataaattttgccaataaactccgaaacgcttgctccagagtcCATAGTTACTgctgcttgcacctttaatattgttccatatgtgaggtgaagtccgtaagcaataatagaatcttacttgatatgtaaatatcgtaaaattaattaaaaacctactttagaaattcatttaaagttacatgtacattgggaTTACAATCTATACTtatgaattaataaattttgccaataaactccgaaatgcttgctccagagttattgcttgcacctttaatattgttccatgtgtgaggtgaagtccgtaagctacaACAGAATCTTACTTGAGTtgtaaatatcgtaaaattaattaaaaacctactttcgtttttgataaactaccctgaaatagcaaaaatcaGAGTACAGTGGCGGACACGCTTTAGCGGATCCAAgccagttttattttatttttaatgacaacttaagataatacaaaatgaagtaaatccgttgtgtatcgatgcttgatttttaTCTTACTGAAACTGAAGAAATAAGTTTCGATGCTTTTTGAATAGATTaaatatgcctgttcgtttcttcaatcccCGATTTTAGTGAATCAGCCTCATggaaagagggtgttgcaccgaagcagGAATTTTTCCTAATCGTagctccgtgccagcactcgtgacgtagaactgaccttcattcatatttatattcattccgtatttgccatttaaatacctgaaggattcccAATACTAGGGACAAGCCTGATTTATGttgttctttattgctgaagacatacgtcttatggcatacatgtttacaaaaataataaacaagttaacaatTGTGTTGTATGGCATGGCATGACATTATATGGTATGTTACACAATACcgatgtgaatttatagacagaGAATGCTATATAAGTAAATCATTACGTAAATTAAAGGCACAGTGAAtatatttccccaaattacaCAACTCTTGGAAATTTTTTACATTTAATAATtgtataagtttaaaaacagATGGGTTTTTCCAATAATACATCTTGATATATTTCTGCGCAATTTAATAAAGTaaggacattttaaaataaaatgaaattcatcctcaatatctaaattacaaagtttacaCTAGTGGTTATTTTTTGCTACATTAAAATGACGTCCACTCTCAATGGCAAGATTATGCGAAGACATTCTAATTCTACTAATGtgttttttataaacatgtggtatagccttcatcaagtaaaattgcaatgaaaaatagtcataaatgtacatataaattttacatcttgGTGAGGAGTTGATTTGTTCAACAATACTctgcacaaaaatatcagaaattctTTGCTTAATTATTGGGAAATAATTATTACAATATACGCCATTATATACTTGATTACACCAAATATGACCCAAACCTATAtcaaatagtttgttttttatatggATAGCCCAATTAATCACACGATTTCCATCCTTGTCAGCTTCTTCACataaacttttgtaacatgttttcaaaatacaattttcactttgtaataatttaaaccaaaatttaaaaattctaaaccaGCGCACAATGTTCATGGACAGTCTGTCTGTTTCTACATACACCATagcattatttgtatttttcctgACACCCAGTACAGACTTCAAATATTCCAAGTGCActttttcaacatattttgCACTATGGTTACCCCAAACTTCACAACTGGAATTAAGTATACTTGCaacatatgtatcaaataaggATAACATTGTTTCTGTGTTTAAATACATTTGGCTGACTTTAGATTTCAAGGAAAACATTGCTTTTCTGCCCTGACTGGCCAATTGCTTTTCTGTGGTGCTAAACTTTCcattgtaattcattaaaacacCCAGGTATGTGAATTTATCAACAATTTCTATAGGCTCCCCATTCAGACGCCACCTTTCATTACTGCTAACTTTACTCCCATTTCTGAAAATAACTACTATTGTTTTTTCTACATTCACTGAAAGATCCCACTTTGTGGTATAAGTAAAAAGTGTATCCAGCATGCTCTGCAAATCATTAGCACGTTCGGAAAAATTAACCATGTCGTCTGCATACATCAAGACAAACAAATTTAATTCTTGTATTTGTACAGGGATCATCCCTTTTGTTAAGAATTCGATCtcaaatcattaacatataatgaaaaaagtatGGGTGACAATACTTCCCCCTGTAATGAAccgatatcatttttgaaaaactcAGACATTTCTGCTGATCTGACACAAgacttcatattttcatacatcTCACCAATAATACCGAGTAGTTTCTCCTTTATGCCAACAGTGCTAAGTTTTTTCCATAATATTATtctttcaattgaattaaacgcctttttaaaatctataaaacagcagtacaacttttttttcttacGTAATGTCATATCAATAATTGAACTCAGGCCAAATATAGCCCCCGCTGTGCCCCGCTTTGGCTGAAAACCAAActgcctaatacattttatgtgtcaatacattatacatgtagtctaaagataatttttgaaaccgtgaaaattaaattttcttcttttttctaagtatcagatacaatgtacatacggttacatgttacgagtgtatcaaatatttaaaattctatactactacaatCCAAAAGTTCTGATattcgtatgtattatttttctacaaccaacaactggcaactgtacatgactctggccacaaaaacaaaatatgggaagtttaatacgcattaaaaaagttcaacattattcgaAGTAAATGCATCTGTAAAAATTTattcaacatagcaatttgctactggaatacatataaactcaaactgtttaaagGTTATTtacttgtttggccttaaagttttttcttccaaagctttgcaaagttcacaacggtttttcgtaaaaggcaccatgccttcGTCAAccactttcattcagaaaaacatacaagttctcgttagcagccttgactattaaaacacaggtattgcatgctgtattcggcgtgtttgttgagagtcccattcacaaactaaacagtgtccaggttggaagcttatttcaaactcggcacatgaTAATAAACGGAtttacatgaaacatttataaacactagaagcgtgtttcaattaaggaaaaaaatctagatggaaagcgtaatatgaacaaaaaatgtgtttgtgagggagtcgaacccggtcgttttaaaaatagaaaatctcTTTACATATAAGAGTCGACGACCTTATGCACTGAACTACGCAGTAGATCATACATTACTAAGGAAAAtaaacgtacaggtgaagttgaaaataataccagtgaagtcgtttcgattttttttaaatttacaaataatgCCTTCGTGAAACAacatttcaaagcgacagtatTTTGAGGAAAACTCGAAAAACATGTTCATGCtcaattcattttgtttcacggaggcagtttttctgaaattcggggatacccctccattttaacgctaaaaatcatataaatcgcttatagcttgatttaaactcgaaatatttggctaattttgtcaatacatgtctttattaaacttattttcaaaaattattgaatcaagacatacgttccaattggttttatcatatatttgaataacttaaatttttcaatctttcatgcaacacctttagggttaacatgagacgtgcaacaccttctttccAGAACGAAGCACCAAGAACGAGACAATACATCACTAAAGACGcgtcaatctctacccagagttgtcgttccttgctctcactcacacctctgttaacgtctcaaaataagcaatgctattccacatgtaaatccaatttttttttacggctaataaaacgaagaactattttataaaatatcgggaaaatgtaggacaagcaactatttgtagatttttttccattactatatattcttcatgtacctatgtataggcctggtacattagaactacccaatatccacgtttcaacccaaatcaatggttcttgtgtcacaaaaagacttgacatctgctcaatatttatttattaacgtatatttttgtaactgaagtcaaaaccatactttatttgagcatacgtgccattttataaaaatcttgtaaaacccttgagacgttgacagaggtgtaagtgagtgtaaggaacgataactctgggtagagattgaagACGCGTAGGTCTAAAACCAGTCGCACATTCTCGGGCCTTTCCGACTATCCGAGAACTTGCGATTAGTTTACATGATCAGCATGAAATTATGTAGATGTTTAGTGTTAGTTATTTTCATAATAGTTTTGACTAagcccatatttatcattttatgaagaacTTCAACAAAGGACAACCCCtcccgagaccaacgatctgacacatcgataaCTTTTTAGATACGATATTCATCTCatattttcgatgttcttaattttttccgAGAATGTTgaagtcactgttacgacttttGTAATAACACTTACTGACATGTACAAACAcataaaaagtttttattttggtttaaactattttgtgatgacacagatcttgaaagtaagtaataagtcgAAAGCTGTCCAATATGTCGacatgtcagatatcgaatggtccgggaCTGTTCCGAGAAGTTTGCGCCTCATAACTTTaatgttaaaacattttaccgaaattatgTAAGTGACTTCCTGATTAACAagtttcatttactgtatatgatattgataaatataacatacattttataactaatgcacgcaat is part of the Ostrea edulis chromosome 2, xbOstEdul1.1, whole genome shotgun sequence genome and harbors:
- the LOC130046512 gene encoding ryncolin-1-like — translated: MSPVYIFLGFLTLSLTGAEVPQAHRVVKGHMTGSLRKLPWKWRHEKTSYKVKTPLTVGVDVVSSFKVSADSVGLGGIFKTSDFHQPDCSGIIKRHPNLKGRNGVYTIYPDGKTKKRVFCDMTTDGGGWTVIQRRKYGSTRFFRKWRDYKKGFGRASVDYWLGNDAIHSLTSRKAQELRIDLQQFSGAKAYAKYSTFSIADEKGKYRLKVGGYSGTAGDSLQYHNNHIFATKDKDNGHRCAKQFQSAWWYNACYYSNLNGPFRSSAVHTYKAIVWRKWKEKTALKSAKMMIRPRK